A single region of the Changchengzhania lutea genome encodes:
- a CDS encoding substrate-binding domain-containing protein — translation MKTVNIGGVPEHFNLAWYLTLKNQEYKNQDINLRWHDYPGGTGAMNKALRKGEIDMAVILTEGIIKDIIDGNPSKIVQTFVQTPLIWGIHVANDSPYETINDLKGTKAAISRYGSGSHLMAYINAQNNDWNLETDLGFEVIKDLDGAVEGLTNGTADYFLWEKFTTKPLVDDGTFRRIGNCPSPWPCFVIAVRENFIANNKPDLETILEIINNTSSEFKDIPSIDKTIANRYKQELDDVQEWLGLTEWSQELIDKQTVMDTQKQLHALNIIPEITDYESLTYKL, via the coding sequence ATGAAGACAGTAAATATTGGTGGTGTTCCAGAACATTTTAATTTAGCATGGTACCTGACTTTAAAGAACCAAGAGTATAAAAACCAAGACATAAACCTGAGATGGCATGATTACCCAGGAGGTACGGGCGCGATGAATAAAGCACTTCGTAAGGGTGAAATTGATATGGCTGTAATTTTGACTGAAGGCATCATTAAGGATATTATAGATGGCAACCCTAGTAAAATCGTTCAAACATTCGTCCAAACCCCTTTAATTTGGGGTATCCATGTGGCTAACGATTCGCCCTATGAAACCATTAACGATTTAAAAGGAACTAAGGCCGCTATTAGCCGCTATGGCTCTGGATCTCATTTAATGGCCTATATTAATGCACAAAATAATGATTGGAATTTAGAAACCGATTTAGGTTTTGAAGTCATAAAAGATTTAGATGGCGCTGTCGAAGGCTTAACCAATGGAACTGCCGATTATTTTCTTTGGGAAAAATTCACAACAAAACCTTTGGTTGATGATGGTACGTTTAGGCGTATCGGTAATTGTCCATCCCCGTGGCCTTGTTTTGTTATCGCTGTAAGAGAAAATTTTATAGCAAATAATAAACCAGATTTAGAAACTATATTAGAAATTATTAATAACACAAGTTCCGAGTTTAAAGACATCCCTAGCATTGATAAAACCATTGCTAATCGCTATAAACAAGAATTAGATGACGTACAGGAATGGTTAGGCTTAACCGAATGGTCTCAAGAACTCATAGACAAACAAACTGTTATGGATACTCAAAAGCAACTACATGCTTTAAATATAATTCCTGAAATTACAGATTACGAATCGCTGACTTACAAATTATAA
- a CDS encoding redoxin family protein, with translation MKKLLFILLAISIVACKEEPKDYVTFSGKITDKNSDSVVVRSRSYSKTIEVNEDGTFKDTLKVDAGVYNFFDGNESSNLYLKNGYDIAMTLDTKEFDETITYSGNGSEHSNFLAEKALLEEDLLDFEKFLTLDESEVEPAMEDVKIKLEEFYNSNKNVDTSLTNSALKNLEPMMNYYKKSVADKIYLETKLGKGTPSPTFEAFENYDGSTTSLSDLKGKFVYVDVWATWCGPCKREIPSLKKVEADYHGKDIAFVSLSIDDDRSHGGSWDKAKEDWKAMVADKELGGIQLFAPKGWQTDFVREYKINGIPRFILIDPNGQIVSADAPRPSDPKLKDLFTELKI, from the coding sequence ATGAAGAAATTACTTTTTATACTATTAGCAATAAGCATTGTAGCTTGTAAAGAAGAACCAAAAGACTATGTTACTTTCTCGGGTAAAATCACAGATAAGAATAGTGATTCTGTAGTCGTGAGGAGCAGAAGCTACTCTAAAACTATTGAGGTCAACGAAGATGGTACTTTTAAAGATACCTTAAAAGTTGACGCTGGGGTTTATAATTTTTTTGATGGCAATGAAAGTTCCAACTTATATCTTAAAAACGGCTATGATATAGCGATGACTCTCGATACAAAGGAGTTTGATGAAACCATTACATATTCTGGTAACGGATCTGAGCATAGTAACTTTCTAGCTGAAAAAGCATTGTTGGAAGAAGATCTTTTGGATTTTGAAAAATTCCTGACATTAGATGAATCTGAAGTTGAACCTGCTATGGAAGATGTAAAAATCAAACTTGAAGAGTTTTATAATTCCAATAAAAATGTTGACACCTCTTTAACGAATAGTGCTCTTAAAAATCTTGAGCCTATGATGAATTATTATAAGAAGTCTGTCGCTGACAAAATTTATTTAGAAACAAAATTAGGAAAAGGCACCCCCTCACCCACTTTTGAAGCTTTTGAAAATTATGACGGAAGTACCACGTCGCTTTCAGATTTAAAAGGAAAATTTGTATATGTTGATGTTTGGGCAACATGGTGTGGTCCTTGCAAACGTGAAATTCCTTCTTTGAAAAAAGTAGAGGCTGATTATCATGGTAAAGACATTGCATTTGTAAGTCTTTCCATTGATGATGACAGATCTCACGGAGGTTCATGGGACAAGGCCAAGGAAGATTGGAAAGCCATGGTAGCCGATAAAGAATTAGGAGGCATTCAATTATTTGCACCTAAAGGTTGGCAAACAGATTTTGTTCGAGAGTACAAAATAAATGGCATACCTCGTTTTATTTTAATAGATCCGAATGGGCAAATTGTTAGTGCTGATGCACCAAGACCTTCAGATCCTAAATTAAAAGATTTATTTACTGAGCTAAAAATCTAA
- a CDS encoding nucleoside phosphorylase — MPIKESELILNPDGSIYHLNLKPEHIANTVIFVGDQDRVAKVSRHFDTIEFETQKREFKTHTGTYKGKRITVISTGIGPDNIDIVMTELDALVNIDFETRTIKKNLTSLDIIRIGTSGSLQKNIPVDSFLLSTYGLDVNAMLHAYQIDTICNKAIENAFIDATNWDSKKGRPIVIKNSSNLERKFESNKTHKGITITAGGFYGPQGRVLRLPLQDPLLNKKIDSFSYQGERITNLEMETSAIYGLSKLLGHQALSLNAIIANRATGNFSSDPKQTVENLITYTLNKIAD; from the coding sequence ATGCCTATTAAAGAATCAGAACTCATTTTAAATCCAGACGGTAGCATCTACCATCTAAATTTAAAACCAGAGCATATTGCCAATACTGTCATTTTTGTGGGTGATCAAGATCGTGTTGCTAAAGTGTCACGTCATTTTGATACCATAGAATTTGAAACACAAAAACGCGAATTTAAAACCCATACAGGAACTTACAAAGGGAAACGTATTACGGTTATTTCGACAGGTATTGGTCCTGACAATATCGATATTGTAATGACTGAGCTAGACGCTCTTGTTAATATCGATTTTGAAACCAGAACCATTAAGAAAAACTTGACTAGTCTTGATATTATAAGAATTGGCACTTCTGGATCACTGCAAAAGAATATCCCTGTAGACTCCTTTTTATTAAGCACTTATGGCCTAGATGTTAATGCGATGCTTCATGCCTATCAAATAGATACCATATGTAATAAGGCTATTGAAAATGCCTTTATAGATGCTACTAATTGGGATTCAAAAAAAGGAAGGCCTATTGTTATAAAAAACAGTTCAAATCTAGAACGGAAGTTTGAGAGTAATAAAACACACAAAGGCATAACCATAACGGCAGGTGGTTTTTATGGGCCTCAAGGTCGTGTCTTGCGCCTACCTTTACAAGATCCGCTTTTAAATAAAAAAATTGACAGTTTTAGTTATCAAGGGGAACGTATTACCAATTTAGAAATGGAAACATCTGCCATCTATGGTCTATCTAAACTCTTAGGTCATCAGGCTTTATCATTAAATGCTATTATTGCTAACCGAGCAACAGGCAATTTTAGTTCAGATCCAAAACAAACTGTGGAAAATTTGATTACATATACGCTAAATAAGATTGCAGACTAA
- a CDS encoding DUF1835 domain-containing protein, translating to MDKQILHITNGDSLTSCLRDLDFPGEILTWEEMLCEGPTLEYIYTNKFLDLRKSFFSSYYDIELDVTKIKQEIDKLNHPEHYSEIVLWFEYDLFCHINMVAVITLIHQKKIKLPISLVCSGRTVGSKNLKGLSDLSQDQLENHYNSKVRLTEDDISLAKNVWRIYCGIDHNLFKPLIMQSSSFKYLSNCLKAHLERFPDSKTGLNILETNILKIVKDSAITSRHHLLGYALNYQGYYGYGDLQLSRMIDNLSVFFTETEQSLTLNRKGHEALLGLHNVSAEFHNDMIFGGVKKVGFQFSKEKNKLIKSILNAY from the coding sequence ATGGATAAGCAAATACTGCATATTACCAATGGCGATAGCTTGACAAGCTGTTTAAGGGATTTAGACTTTCCAGGTGAAATCCTGACTTGGGAAGAAATGCTTTGTGAGGGGCCGACATTAGAATATATTTACACTAATAAATTTCTAGATCTTAGAAAATCCTTTTTCAGTAGCTATTATGATATTGAATTGGATGTCACGAAGATAAAGCAAGAAATAGATAAGCTCAATCATCCAGAACACTACTCAGAAATCGTTCTTTGGTTTGAATATGATTTATTTTGTCATATTAATATGGTAGCTGTTATCACTTTAATTCATCAAAAAAAAATAAAGCTACCTATCTCATTGGTTTGCAGCGGAAGAACTGTAGGAAGTAAAAACTTAAAAGGATTGTCAGATTTATCACAGGACCAACTTGAAAATCACTATAACAGCAAAGTGAGACTGACTGAAGACGATATCAGTTTAGCTAAAAATGTCTGGCGTATTTATTGTGGCATTGATCACAACCTCTTTAAACCATTAATAATGCAAAGCTCATCATTTAAATACTTGAGCAATTGCTTAAAAGCACACCTTGAACGCTTTCCAGATTCTAAGACGGGACTCAATATATTGGAAACAAATATTCTTAAAATAGTTAAAGATAGTGCTATCACATCTAGACATCATTTATTGGGCTACGCCCTAAACTATCAAGGTTATTATGGGTATGGCGATTTGCAATTATCAAGAATGATTGATAATTTGAGTGTGTTTTTTACCGAAACAGAGCAGAGCCTAACCTTGAACAGGAAAGGTCATGAGGCGCTCCTAGGGTTACATAATGTGTCTGCTGAATTTCATAATGATATGATTTTCGGTGGTGTCAAAAAGGTCGGTTTTCAATTCAGCAAAGAAAAAAATAAACTCATCAAATCTATATTAAATGCCTATTAA
- a CDS encoding translation initiation factor: MDLQDQLKNLFPEHVEEPVVNKAAPSEIWLQDEPILCKYEKRKGKPITILEGYTGATEDFKALAKEIKVKLSVGGSFKNEKIIIQGDYRDRIMVMLKAKGFNVKRVGG; the protein is encoded by the coding sequence ATGGACTTACAGGATCAGCTTAAAAATTTGTTTCCAGAACATGTTGAAGAACCCGTTGTAAATAAGGCGGCGCCCTCAGAGATATGGTTGCAAGACGAGCCTATACTTTGCAAATACGAAAAACGTAAAGGAAAGCCTATTACCATTTTAGAAGGTTATACTGGTGCCACCGAGGACTTTAAAGCATTAGCTAAAGAAATTAAAGTAAAGCTTAGTGTTGGAGGTAGCTTTAAGAATGAAAAAATCATCATTCAAGGCGATTATCGGGATCGAATTATGGTCATGTTGAAAGCCAAAGGGTTTAATGTAAAGCGCGTAGGAGGTTAA